Genomic segment of Myxococcus stipitatus:
TTCGCCAAGGCCTGGATGAAGGAATCGCCCTCCTTCTCCATGTCCAGCAAGGTCCCCGCCGGAGGCAGCGCCGCCAGATAGGGCGCCAGCAGCTCTTCGCGGGAGTGCTTGCGCGTGCCGAACAGCTCGATGCCCTCGAACCGGTAGACCATCGAGGGCTTGGGTGCGCTCGTGGCCGGAGGCGGCTCGGCGCGTGTCTCCGCCCGCTGAGTCGCACAACCGCCGAGGAGAACCAGGGACAACAGACAGCTCAGCCGTCGCATCATGCGGCCACGTCACCATCCACGAGCGCTGTCGCGCAACCCGGATGGAGGCCTGGCTCAGGCCCGGGCTTGCCCCACCCGCCACTGGCCGGGAGGAACACCTTCCCAGTGGTGGAAGGCGCGGAAGAAGGAGTTCGCGTCCTCGTAGCCCAGGAGGTACGCAATCTCGCTGAGCTCCAGCGGGGAGTGGGCCAGGTAGTGCCGGGCCAGCTCTCGCCGCGCCTCCTCGAGCAGGCCCTGGAAGGAGAAGCCCTCTTCGCTGAGCCGACGCTGCAGTGTCCGCGTGCTCACGCTCAGCTCGCTGGCGACCTGCTGGATGGCGGGACGCTGCCCCGCGAGCTGACGCTTCAAGACGCTCTTGGCGCGCTCACCCAGGCTCGACGAGGGGAGCCGCTTGCCAAGCTCCAGCTCGAGCTGGGGCGCGATGACGCCCAGCAGGTCCGGGTTGTGGGAGACGAACGGCAGGTCCAGGTCCGCCCGATGGAAGACGAGGGCGTCATGGCGCGCCTTGAACTTCACGGAGCAGCCGAAGTGCGCCTCGTACATCGGTTTGTGTGCGACGGCGCGCTGGAGCTCCACGCGCTTCGGGGTGAGCGGGCGCTCGGTGCCCTTCCTTCCGACCCCCAGCAGCCAGGCGAAGCAGTGGTCCACCAGCAAGGGGGGCTCGCGCTCGTCGCCGAAGGACCAGATGAAGCGGACCTCGCTCTCGTCGCCCCGCTCGGACAGCCGGAGCTCCTCGGGACAGAGGAGGGCTTTGTAGCGCGCGATGCGCTCGATGGCGTCCCGGAAGGAGCGGGCGTACAGGCCGGCGATGGCGACCGGGTCATATCGCTCGACCCGGTGCTCGGTGCCCAGCTTGAGGCCGATGGCCGGGTCGTCGCTGCTCTCGGTGATGCCTCGGTAGAGCGCGAAGAACTCGTCGGTCGTGACCTGGATTTTCTCCACGTCGAACAAGCCCAGGGGCAGGCATGCGCGCCGGAGCACTGCCTCCGGCGAGATGCCCATCTCCGCGAGCCGTCGCGGCAGCGTGTATGCGACGCGAAATCGAAGAGTCATGCGGCTCCACCGAGGTTGACGCGGAGAGGGCCTCCGCACATGCGGGCTCAGAGCTGCTCGCGGAAGAAGGGGACGAGCTTCGCCAGCACCTCGGAGACGTACCGGGAGCCATCATAGAGGTCGATGTGGTTCGCGCCCTCGACGATGTGGAGCTGCTTGTTGCCGCTCGCCGCCCGTTCGAACACCTGTTGGCTGTGCCACAGCGAGCCTGCCTTGCTGCCCGCGAACAGTCGCAGCGGCTGGGTCATCAGCAGCTCCGCCAGGTGGAAGGCGTCGTAGCCGACGAGCTGGCTCAGGCTGCGCAGCGGGGTCTTGCTCGGCGAGTTGCGGTGCTGGGCGCGAGCCGTGTGGTAGTAGTCGTAGGCGTCGCGGAGGTCGGCGGGCAGGCTTGGGTCGCGGTGGGTCGGCGCGAGCGGCATGTAGGTGATGGCCTCGCCTCCGTGCTCGGCGGTGCGCCGCGCGGAGCCGGCGTCGCGCAGTCCGAGCGTCTGCGCGGGGGCGGTGCTCCCATCCCAGCCCTGGCGAATCATCGCGCCGATGTTGACCGCGCTCACCGCGCCCACCGCCTTGAGTCGCGAGTCGGTCATGGCCGCGTGGATGGCGTAACCCCCTCCGGCGCAGATGCCGAGCACGCCGATGCGCTCGCGCTGGACGAAGGGCAGGGTCGTGAGGTGGTCCACGGCGGCGCGGATGTCCTCGACGCGCGCGGACGGGTCCTCGAGGTGGCGGGGCTCGCCGCTGCTGTCGCCCTGGTAGGACGCGTCGTAGGCGAGGGCGACGAAGCCATCGAGCGCCAGCTTCGCGGCGTAGAGGCCCGACGTCTGCTCCTTGACGCCGCCGCCCGGGTGGACGACGACGACCGCCGCGTACGGGCGATTCCCGGAGAAGTCGCTGGGAAGGTGGAGGTTGCCCGCCAGGGTGAAGGGCCCGCTTCGGAAGGTGATGGATTGCATGCCGTGGCTCCGTGTCTGTGTGGACGCAGAGATACGGCGGGCGCCCGCGTGGGGCACTCGCGGGACGCGCCAATGTACTTGCGCATCACGCCAAGGCGTCAGCGGGCGGCGGTCGGGCGCCGGAGGGGCTCGCGAAGCCGGAGCGCGACCTCGACGCCGGAGGCGAGGTTCAGCGCGGCGACGACGAGTGTTGCGGTCACGAGTCCGAACGAGTCCGCGAGGATGCCCGCCAGGAGGGCGCCAAGCGCATAGCCGCTGTCGCGCCAGAGCCGGTACACGCCGACGGCGGACGCCCGCCAGGACGGGTGCGCGACGTCGCCGATGGCCGCGAGCAGCGTGGGATACACCATCGCGGTGCCAAGGCCGATGAGCCCCGCGCCGAAGGCGAACTCGCCGAACGTGCCACCGAGGGCGATGACACCCAGGCCGATGGCCTGCGCCACCTTGCCCGCGACAATCAAGCCCTTGCGCCCCACGCGGTCCGACCAGGCGCCGGTGACGAGCTGACCCAGTCCCCACACGGCGGGGTAGATGGCCGCGAGGGTGCCAATCCGGGCGAGGCTCATCCCCGCGGCGGCATAGACCCATGGGAACAGGCCCCACGCCATGCCGTCATTGAGGTTGTTGACGAGCCCCGCCTGGCAGACCGAGGCGAGGTCCCGGTCCTTGAAGCTGGTGCGAAGGAAGACCTCGCGCGCGCTGAGCGGCTTCTCCGATGACGCCCGCGAGCGCGTCGCTTCGTGGGTGACGTGGTGCCGCGTCTCGCGCACGGCGAACACCGAGAGCAGGAGGCCGAGCGCGACGAAGGCCACGCCCATGTAGAAAGGCTCGGGGCGCAGGCCATGGCGCGCGGCCACGATGCCCGTGGCCAGCGCGCTCCCCGCGACGGCGAAGTACCCGGCGAACTCGTTGAGGCCCATGGCCAGGCCGCGCTTCTGGGGGCCCGCGAGGTCAATCTTCATGATGACCGTCGTCGACCACGTGAGGCCTTGGCTGATGCCGAGCAGCACGTTCGCGAAGAGGACCCACGACCAGGTCGGCGCCCACATGAGGAGGAAGGGGACGGGCGTCGCGACGAGCCAGCCCGCGACGAGGACCTGCTTGCGGCCGAAGCGGTCCGACATGCGCCCGGCCAAGTAGTTCGTCAGCGCCTTCGTCAATCCGAAGACGAGGATGAACGATAGCACGGCCGACTTCTCGGCGAGGCGGAACTCCTGCTCCGCGATGGAGGGCAGGAGGGTCCGCTCCATCCCAATCATCGCTCCGACGAAGGCATTGACGACGACGAGCAGCGAGAACTGGCCCAGGTTCTGCCGGAGGCCGAGGCGGACGGGCTTCATGCCACGGTGTGCTCGACGCGCCAGCCGCGGGCGCGCCAGTCATTGACTCCCTGCTCCAGGCGATGCGCCTCGAAGCCCTTCTCGCGGAGGAACTCGACGGCCTCGAGCGCCATCACGCAGTAGGGGCCCCGGCAGTACGCGACGACCTCCCGGCCCTTGGGCAGCTCCTTGAGGCGGGCCTTGAGCTCTCCGACGGGGATGGAGAGGGCGCCGGGGAGGTGCCCCGCTCGGTACTCCTCGGCGGGGCGCACGTCCAACACCGTGACCTTGCCCGAGCGCACGCGCCGCAGGAGCTCGTCTCCTCCGACGCCCTCCACGCCGCCGCGCTCCTCGAAGTACTCGCGCGTGACCTGGCTGAGCTCGGCCAGGCGGGCCTCGGCCAGCCCTCGCAGCGAGAGGAAGAACCGGCTGACCTCCACGTCGGCGAGGCGGTACTCGACGTAGAGGCCCTTCTTGTCGGCCTCCACGAGCCGCGCCGCGCGGAGCACCTGGAGGTGCTGCGAGGCGTTCGCCACCGAGAGGGCCGCCTGCTCAGCAAGCGCCTCCACGGTGCGAGGACTCTGGCTCAACAGGTCCAGCAACTCGAGGCGCTTGGGAGCCGACAGGGCCTTCCCGACCCGCGCGAACTGCTCGTAGATGGCGTCCTTGAAGTGCCGGTGCGACGTTGTCATGTATTCAAGTGTTCAAGTCATCACTTGAATAGTCAAGTCGATGTTCCAGGCCTTGTCGCCAGGCGACTTCGGGCTCCGAGGTGTCAGGCGGGGCGCGTCCGTGCTTCCAGGTCGTCGAACTGGCGCAGCAGGTCCCTCACGGAGTCGTCTCCCAGCACCACGCCGCTTTCATGAGAGAGCCCGTGGTGGGCCATGGAGAGCTGGTTGGGCCAGAGGTAGGCCGTTCCCACATAGGCCTGCGAGTCATCCGCGATGAGGGCGTTGAAGTGCGGGTAGGGCTTCCAGGTGTCGACGTTCTCCAGCTTCAGGTTGGGGAGGTCCTTCATCGCCTCTCGCAGCAACGACTCCGACTCCGGGTCGATCTCCCGGTACTGGATGAGCACCTGGACGCCCGCCTGGGCCTGCGCGAGGAACTTCCTGGCGGTGTCCACGTCCTTCAGCTCGCTGCCCAGGAAGCGCAGGCTGCGCGTCGCTCCGGTGATGAGCCCGTCCATGGCCCGCGCCGCCATGGGGCGCTTCGTCATCGGGTCGTTGGCCACCACGCCATGCTTCGCGAGGCCCGCGACGAGTGACTCGAGCTTCTCCTTGTCCGCGGGGGTGAACTCGCCGGTCTTGAAGGTGAGGCTCAGGTAGTCGCGGTAGAGGCCCGCGGCCTCGGGCGGCAGCTCGGTGGTGATGTCCGACTTGGTCGTGGTCTTGGGCACCACCGCGGCGGTCGTGAGCACCACGCGCTCGCCCACGCAGGCGCCCTTGGAGTGGTTGATGCGAGGCTTGGCCGTGCTGCGCGGAAAGACGATGTCGATGCCCGCGTCCTTGAGGCGCGTCGTCAGTTCCTTGTTCAGCTCGCGGTTGTTCCACATCCGCTCGTCGGCGATGACTTGCATGGGCGCGCCTGGATTGCGGGCCCGGTAGGCGACCAGCGAGTCCAGGACGGCCTGGGCCTGCTTGTTGCCCTCTTCCGTCGCGCCGTTGCCTCCGATGCCCAGGTCGACGTTGAAGAGCGTCACCGGCCCCGTGGCCCGCGGGTCATCCAGCAGCTTCTTGATGTGCTGGAGCGACGCGGCGCCCCGGTCCACCTGGGCGCGGACCGTCGTGGGCATCGTGCCGATGAGCGGGTCGGAGATGGGGCGGGCGCCCGTCGTGGCGGTCGTGTCCGCGGTGGCCCGCGCCTTCGCCTCGTGGAAGTTGAACGCATCCAGCGCGACCACTCCACCGAAGTCAGGAGCGGGGACCAGGACGTAGCGCCCCGCGACGGCGGAGGGCTGGATGGCGTGGGTGCCCGTGTTGCCGTCCTTGTCCATGCCGGACGCCTGGATGCCGCCGTTCGCGGTGGCTTCGAGGGTGTAGACCCCCTCCAGCTCCCGTTCGCGCAGCCGGACCTCGACCTTGCCGAGGGACTTCAGGGGGACTTCCTTCGTCCGCGCGGGCTCCTGGGGGGTGAGGAGGAAGGAGTCGTAGCGCATGACGCCGAGCGAGTAGGTGTGCCGGCCGCTCGGGGCGTGGTCGCCCGTATTGAAGGTGAACAGGACCTTGTCGGCGGCGCTCATGGGGACGAGGACCTCCTTGTCCTTGGAGAGGTTCACCTCGGGGGCCGCGCTGAGCGGGCGGTTCCGGATGGGGTATCCGCGCGCGGGCTGCTGCGTGCGCAGGGGCGGAGGCTCCGGGCTGTCCGCGAGCTTGTGGAGGACCAGGTGCTCCTGGGGCTTGCCGGTCTTGGGGTCGTCCTTCTTGCGGGTCCCGATGAGGCGGTACTTCTGGAGGACGCCCTGGTCGTCCGGGAACTCCACGACGCGGCCTTTCAAGACCTCGACCATGGGCATGTAGCGAGGCTGCACGCCGGCTTCCTGGAGCTGGGCGTGGGGCTCGCCGTCCTTCATGACGATGCCGGCGACGTCCCACTTCCTGCCTTCATGCTCGACAGGGGAGGGGGGCGTGGCGCGCGTGGTCCGGGAGGCCGCGAAGGTCCCCACGAGAGGGTCCTCGGGCCGCTCGCGGGTGGGCTTGGGAGCGCCAGGGTTCTGGCTGACGGGGCCTGGGCGAAGCTCGGTGCCGGCCGCCTTCGCGGGCCTGGTGCCCTCGAAGGTGGAGGCCACCTCCTTCTTCGGAGGCTTGGGCGTCTCCGCCTCCTGGGGCCCGGCGGTCTCGGCGGGGGTGGGGGGCGCTTCAGTCTTGCGGAGGTCAGGCAGGCTGACCTTGCCGGCTCCGGCACCACCCGTGGGATTGATTGAGCTCATGGCACACCCCTGTCAGTTGGGACCACTGCGTACACGGGTACCTGGCGGGATGAAAGCCACTGGGGTCGGACCCGTCAATTCACCGGGGTGAAGACACGGCCGACCACCGCACTGGCGCAAAGTTTCACCGGTGGGCTCGTGTTCCTCCGCTCAGTCAACCTTCCGGATGCAGCCCGACTTGTTGGTGATGGCCGCTGGGCACTTGACCCGACGGAAGCTCACGGTCGGGTTGTCCGCGTTCATGAACCAGTCGAAGCGCCAGTTGCAGCCTGCTCGCAGCTGGGACGGCAGCTGGGTGCACTCGGCCTTGGTCCTGACGCCGCCGTATTGATCGCCCCACCCCGAGCTGGGGGCGCCCCATTGGCTCTGGCAGCCGTTGAAGAGGCCCACGCCACCGCCCGGCATGAGCAGCTCGAAGACGTTCGCGCCGATATCCGGCCCCTGGCCAATCACCTGGACCACGTGCGTCTTGCCCTTCACGGCGGAGCTGGTGAACTGCAAGGCATAACAGGCGCAGCTCGTGTCGTACTCCGACATCCCGAGGATGTTGGCCCTGGCGAAGCCATGGGACAGGGTTGCATTCACGGCCCACGGTTGGTTGTTGTTGCAGGCATGGCTGCCGCCGCCCGCGCAGCCGCTTTGCATGCTCGCATTGACGACGGTGACGCCATCCTTGGCGCACGCTTTGACTGGAGCGCTGACATCGGCCTTCCCCGGCCATGCGCCGCTGGGCTTGCAGCAGTCCCAGTTGCGGACTCTCTGCCCCGCACGCCCTCCTCGACGCGTTGGCACCGCGGGGCATGGACACAGCGCGGTGATGCCTAGCGTTCAGCGGAGGTCTTCGTCAGCCGGCTTCGGCCCTGGACGACGACGGCGAGCGCCGCGATGGGAAGCCCGAACGTCGCCATGATGAAGAGCTCGGTGGGCCCCACCGTGCCGCTGAATCGACGAGGGGCCAGCAGGAACATCGTGCCCGCGCCCATCATGGAGATGATGGCCGCTGCCACGGTGCCCATCCACCAGTACCACTGGCGCCAGGTGAGGATGAGCAGGGGGGCACAGCCCAGGGTGGTCAGCGCGAAGCCAAGAGGAGGCAGGCCCACCAACTCGAGCAACGTCTGGTCATCGAGCCGGGAGTGGCGTGCCGAGAAAGTGACTGCCGCCAGGACGAGGTAGAGGCCCCAGCCGATGAGTCCGCACAGGGCTTGCCTCAGCAATATCCGGGCAATGACAGTCATAGGAGTGCGCCTCATGTGGCGGAGGGTAGCATTCCTCATGAGGTTCCATGACGGAACCATGGACATCCCTTCCCGCGAGCCTGTGTTACGAGATGCCGTGGCTTCGACGGCCTCCTCGGGCAGGAGCGGTTCAGCGTGACGCGTGGTTCACCGGTGCTGCTGCTCGCCATGGTGTGGATGGCGCTTTCCTCGGACGCCCTGGCTTCGCCGCGCCCGTCCGTGGACCTGGGCGTTCGCGAACTGAAGGTCGAGAAGGTCGTGGCCGTCAGTCGGCGCACAGATGCGGACTGGTGGGCCCTGGCGGAGGTGAAAAGCGCTCCCCAGATGTGGCTTCGCCAGGTCGTCTACCGGAGCGCGGATTCGGGCCGTTCGTGGCACGAAGACACACGGGCCTCGGAGGAAGTCGGGAAGGCCATTGCCGCTCGCCCGAATCCGTTCGGCGCCCTGTACGACCCTTCCGTCGACTTCTTCGTCTGGTCCTCGCCCGAGATAGGACTCATGGCGGGGTACCTTGGCGCGGCGGTGCTGCGTACCTCGGACGGGGGCCGCACCTGGCGCGCCGTCGAGCTGCCACGGCTGGACCCCACCTGGGTCTATGACCTGGAGCAAGCAGGTGGGCGCACGTGGCTCTGTGGCTCGTCCGGAAACATCTACCGCAGTGATGATTCCGGAGCGACCTGGACGGAGCTGAAGGGAACCCCCTTCAACACCGAGGACCGCTGCATGAGCCTCTCCTTCCTGGACGCGGAGCATGGCTGGGCCGCGGGGATGCGCGGTTCCTTGTGGGCGACGAAGGATGGTGGGGCGACCTGGCGTCGCCTGGAGACGCCCTGGCCTCCGGCGCCACCTCAAGGGCCCGCCACGATGCTTCGCGATGTGACCCTGCTGACCCCGGAGGTGGCGTGGCTCCACGGCTCCGCGGGTCGC
This window contains:
- a CDS encoding AraC family transcriptional regulator — encoded protein: MTLRFRVAYTLPRRLAEMGISPEAVLRRACLPLGLFDVEKIQVTTDEFFALYRGITESSDDPAIGLKLGTEHRVERYDPVAIAGLYARSFRDAIERIARYKALLCPEELRLSERGDESEVRFIWSFGDEREPPLLVDHCFAWLLGVGRKGTERPLTPKRVELQRAVAHKPMYEAHFGCSVKFKARHDALVFHRADLDLPFVSHNPDLLGVIAPQLELELGKRLPSSSLGERAKSVLKRQLAGQRPAIQQVASELSVSTRTLQRRLSEEGFSFQGLLEEARRELARHYLAHSPLELSEIAYLLGYEDANSFFRAFHHWEGVPPGQWRVGQARA
- a CDS encoding MFS transporter, which translates into the protein MKPVRLGLRQNLGQFSLLVVVNAFVGAMIGMERTLLPSIAEQEFRLAEKSAVLSFILVFGLTKALTNYLAGRMSDRFGRKQVLVAGWLVATPVPFLLMWAPTWSWVLFANVLLGISQGLTWSTTVIMKIDLAGPQKRGLAMGLNEFAGYFAVAGSALATGIVAARHGLRPEPFYMGVAFVALGLLLSVFAVRETRHHVTHEATRSRASSEKPLSAREVFLRTSFKDRDLASVCQAGLVNNLNDGMAWGLFPWVYAAAGMSLARIGTLAAIYPAVWGLGQLVTGAWSDRVGRKGLIVAGKVAQAIGLGVIALGGTFGEFAFGAGLIGLGTAMVYPTLLAAIGDVAHPSWRASAVGVYRLWRDSGYALGALLAGILADSFGLVTATLVVAALNLASGVEVALRLREPLRRPTAAR
- a CDS encoding alpha/beta hydrolase, yielding MPHAGARRISASTQTRSHGMQSITFRSGPFTLAGNLHLPSDFSGNRPYAAVVVVHPGGGVKEQTSGLYAAKLALDGFVALAYDASYQGDSSGEPRHLEDPSARVEDIRAAVDHLTTLPFVQRERIGVLGICAGGGYAIHAAMTDSRLKAVGAVSAVNIGAMIRQGWDGSTAPAQTLGLRDAGSARRTAEHGGEAITYMPLAPTHRDPSLPADLRDAYDYYHTARAQHRNSPSKTPLRSLSQLVGYDAFHLAELLMTQPLRLFAGSKAGSLWHSQQVFERAASGNKQLHIVEGANHIDLYDGSRYVSEVLAKLVPFFREQL
- a CDS encoding metalloregulator ArsR/SmtB family transcription factor, giving the protein MTTSHRHFKDAIYEQFARVGKALSAPKRLELLDLLSQSPRTVEALAEQAALSVANASQHLQVLRAARLVEADKKGLYVEYRLADVEVSRFFLSLRGLAEARLAELSQVTREYFEERGGVEGVGGDELLRRVRSGKVTVLDVRPAEEYRAGHLPGALSIPVGELKARLKELPKGREVVAYCRGPYCVMALEAVEFLREKGFEAHRLEQGVNDWRARGWRVEHTVA